In Pseudomonas deceptionensis, a single window of DNA contains:
- a CDS encoding aldehyde dehydrogenase family protein, whose amino-acid sequence MRVEFDKHYGPLINGVFEADAQERSFAAVDPATGHHLAHIRYCDEADVDRAVKAAHIAFPAWRALGQQKRARLVNLLADEIEAHSERLAMIDAHDVGRCISEVRKDYLTAVRHYRYFASVIMAHEDSGREIEGGYSIAKREPLGVCGQIIPWNAPAIMAAFKLAPALVAGNTVVLKPDENASLSTLELGKLINRIFPGGVVNMVTGRGETVGSALSEHPLIRKLSFTGSTEVGRIVAGVAARRLVPSTLELGGKSANIVFPDIEDIDAVVDNATFAAIHNNGQSCLAGTRLFVHADIATVFREKLIASFNRVKVGSPLAEDSRVSCLVSARQGQRVLEYIGQGVKEGAELLAGGERVAIQGCEQGYFIQPTLLLARNEMRICQEEIFGPVLSMIVWDDYESMIAQANDSEYGLAAGIYTGNLKHAMQTASRLEAGSVWINRYSNITDGTAFGGYKNSGIGREFCRETLNAYTQVKTITVQAQVPAVWFSPV is encoded by the coding sequence ATGCGAGTTGAGTTCGATAAACATTATGGGCCGCTGATCAATGGTGTTTTTGAAGCGGATGCCCAAGAGCGGTCCTTTGCTGCTGTCGACCCCGCGACCGGTCATCATCTGGCGCATATCCGTTATTGCGATGAAGCGGATGTCGATCGGGCGGTGAAGGCTGCCCACATAGCGTTTCCAGCCTGGCGTGCGCTTGGTCAACAGAAACGCGCTCGTCTGGTTAACCTGTTGGCGGACGAAATCGAGGCGCATAGCGAACGCCTCGCAATGATTGATGCCCATGACGTGGGCCGGTGTATCAGCGAAGTGCGCAAGGACTATCTGACTGCGGTTCGCCACTACCGGTATTTCGCATCGGTGATCATGGCTCATGAAGACAGCGGACGTGAGATCGAAGGTGGTTACAGCATCGCAAAACGAGAGCCGCTAGGGGTTTGCGGGCAGATCATCCCATGGAATGCGCCGGCGATCATGGCTGCGTTCAAGCTCGCACCAGCGTTGGTGGCGGGCAATACGGTGGTGTTGAAACCGGATGAAAACGCCTCCTTGTCGACCCTTGAATTGGGCAAGTTGATCAACAGGATTTTCCCCGGCGGCGTTGTGAATATGGTTACCGGGCGGGGTGAAACAGTGGGTTCAGCGCTGAGCGAACATCCTCTGATCAGAAAGCTGTCGTTCACCGGCAGTACCGAAGTGGGCAGGATCGTTGCCGGGGTGGCTGCCAGGCGCCTTGTGCCCTCGACCCTTGAGCTGGGAGGCAAGAGCGCCAATATCGTGTTCCCTGATATTGAGGACATTGATGCGGTGGTCGATAATGCTACGTTTGCCGCCATTCATAACAACGGGCAATCCTGCCTGGCTGGTACCCGATTGTTCGTGCATGCGGACATTGCCACCGTTTTCCGGGAAAAGCTGATTGCTTCGTTCAATCGCGTGAAAGTGGGCTCCCCGCTGGCAGAGGATTCTCGGGTGAGCTGCCTGGTCAGCGCCCGTCAAGGTCAGCGCGTTCTGGAATACATAGGGCAGGGTGTGAAAGAGGGTGCCGAGTTGCTCGCAGGTGGTGAGCGGGTTGCCATTCAGGGATGCGAGCAAGGCTACTTTATCCAGCCCACACTACTGTTGGCTCGCAATGAGATGCGGATTTGCCAGGAGGAAATTTTCGGGCCGGTTTTATCGATGATCGTGTGGGACGATTATGAGTCCATGATTGCTCAGGCCAATGACAGCGAATATGGGCTGGCTGCGGGTATTTATACCGGCAACCTCAAGCATGCCATGCAGACGGCTTCGCGGCTGGAGGCAGGGTCGGTCTGGATCAATCGCTACTCGAATATCACCGATGGCACCGCATTTGGCGGGTATAAAAATAGCGGCATCGGCAGGGAGTTCTGCCGGGAAACGCTGAATGCTTATACCCAGGTCAAGACCATTACGGTGCAGGCACAAGTGCCCGCAGTTTGGTTTTCACCGGTATGA
- a CDS encoding GNAT family N-acetyltransferase, translating to MTEITFRQPTLKDAERCYQIETSAYEGDEAATLEKIRTRIAGYPQGFLILEQGGEIAGFINSGCAHNVVMSDEEFKELMGHDPSAPNVVIMSVVVSPEHQGKGFSTLLMRRFVEQMQRLGKKTIHLMCKEQHVALYAKLGYQYVQPSPSDHGGMAWHEMVMDI from the coding sequence ATGACCGAGATCACATTCAGGCAGCCAACGCTCAAGGATGCCGAGCGTTGTTACCAGATAGAAACCAGCGCCTATGAAGGCGACGAAGCCGCTACGCTTGAGAAAATCCGCACCCGGATTGCCGGTTACCCGCAAGGCTTCCTCATCCTCGAGCAGGGTGGCGAGATAGCGGGCTTCATCAATAGCGGTTGCGCCCACAACGTCGTCATGTCGGACGAAGAATTCAAAGAGCTGATGGGCCACGATCCATCGGCGCCCAATGTGGTGATCATGTCCGTCGTTGTATCGCCTGAGCATCAGGGCAAGGGCTTTTCAACGCTGCTGATGCGCAGGTTTGTCGAGCAGATGCAGCGTCTGGGCAAAAAAACCATCCACCTGATGTGCAAAGAACAGCATGTCGCGCTGTATGCAAAGCTGGGTTACCAGTACGTTCAGCCCTCGCCGTCTGACCATGGCGGCATGGCTTGGCACGAAATGGTCATGGACATTTGA
- a CDS encoding gamma-glutamylcyclotransferase family protein, translated as MERLFVYGTLGPGGPNEHVMTNIGGTWEPASLKGRLVQAGWGAEMGFPGLVIAEDGDEIHGHVFCSGNFPMHWQALDDFEGAEYQRVLTQVTLGNGSLIDAHVYALR; from the coding sequence GTGGAGCGTCTATTCGTTTATGGAACCCTGGGCCCGGGCGGGCCAAATGAGCATGTAATGACCAACATCGGTGGCACATGGGAGCCCGCCTCGCTAAAAGGCCGCCTGGTTCAGGCCGGCTGGGGCGCAGAGATGGGGTTCCCGGGGTTGGTGATTGCTGAAGATGGCGATGAAATTCACGGCCACGTGTTCTGCTCCGGGAACTTCCCCATGCACTGGCAGGCCCTTGACGATTTTGAAGGGGCTGAATATCAACGTGTCCTGACCCAGGTAACCTTGGGGAATGGCTCGCTGATTGATGCCCACGTCTACGCACTGCGCTAG
- a CDS encoding TetR/AcrR family transcriptional regulator, translating into MSRIDRKDQILTAALELFRTKGFADVSTRDLAEHAGLSRSHIYHYFADWKELRREAFVRFADEQLADIYTPLQHLPPQEALVGFLTACLPASADDGWALWLDAWDEAMHDADLATAYLSVNAQWNAMLGEIIERGVTAQVFACASPTRAARQIFAQAMGYADDLLLQPSGEAAGAALDEVLEVAGLLLGRS; encoded by the coding sequence ATGTCGCGTATCGACCGTAAAGACCAGATCCTCACCGCCGCCCTGGAGCTGTTTCGCACCAAGGGTTTTGCCGATGTCTCTACCCGCGATCTGGCGGAACACGCAGGGTTGTCCCGCAGCCACATCTACCATTACTTCGCTGACTGGAAGGAACTGCGCCGCGAAGCCTTTGTGCGTTTTGCCGATGAGCAGCTGGCAGACATCTACACGCCGTTACAGCACTTGCCGCCTCAAGAGGCGCTGGTGGGTTTCCTGACAGCCTGCCTGCCGGCCTCTGCCGACGATGGTTGGGCGCTCTGGCTGGATGCCTGGGATGAAGCGATGCATGACGCTGATCTGGCGACGGCGTACCTGAGCGTCAACGCCCAGTGGAATGCCATGCTGGGCGAGATCATTGAGCGTGGGGTTACGGCGCAGGTTTTTGCGTGCGCGAGCCCGACACGGGCCGCACGACAAATCTTCGCCCAGGCGATGGGGTATGCCGACGATCTGCTGTTGCAGCCTTCTGGCGAAGCGGCTGGCGCGGCGCTGGATGAGGTGCTGGAGGTGGCGGGGTTGCTGTTGGGGCGCAGCTGA
- a CDS encoding FadR/GntR family transcriptional regulator — translation MSEAVAQKSVRADGARSLAKYLVEEIESGRLAAGQKLPAERELSESFQASRGSVRRVLSNLKEMGLITQSVGSGTFVADNVRLVAPAVEHRASAVQTSPAELMEARLLIETQMPNLIVRYATATDFEKMDECIIRSEAATTIEEFEHWDGALHQAFAEATHNSLFLKILELTTQIREEGEWGRLKKNSLTPERRSQYEVQHRAIVDALRDRDEKLSRDLIEAHLLQVQRNLFGRN, via the coding sequence GTGAGTGAAGCAGTGGCTCAAAAGTCCGTACGTGCAGATGGCGCACGGAGCTTGGCCAAATACCTCGTCGAAGAGATCGAGAGCGGCCGACTTGCCGCGGGGCAAAAGCTGCCCGCAGAACGAGAACTGAGTGAGTCCTTCCAGGCTTCCAGAGGTTCTGTCAGACGTGTACTTTCCAACCTAAAAGAAATGGGGCTGATTACTCAATCCGTGGGCAGCGGCACCTTCGTTGCAGACAATGTGCGCTTGGTAGCCCCCGCTGTTGAACACCGCGCCTCAGCTGTTCAAACAAGCCCTGCCGAGTTGATGGAGGCACGTCTTCTGATCGAAACCCAGATGCCCAACCTGATTGTCCGGTATGCCACGGCAACGGACTTCGAGAAGATGGACGAGTGCATTATCCGATCAGAAGCCGCCACGACCATTGAGGAATTCGAGCATTGGGATGGCGCTCTCCACCAGGCCTTTGCTGAAGCCACTCACAATAGCCTCTTTTTGAAAATCCTTGAGCTCACCACGCAAATCCGTGAGGAAGGTGAATGGGGTCGCCTGAAGAAAAACTCGTTGACCCCGGAGCGGCGCAGTCAGTACGAAGTGCAACATCGTGCAATTGTCGATGCCCTGCGCGACCGCGACGAGAAGCTCTCACGCGATCTGATTGAAGCTCACCTGTTACAGGTCCAGCGCAACCTCTTCGGTCGCAACTAG
- a CDS encoding fumarylacetoacetate hydrolase family protein, whose protein sequence is MKLATIENAAGELSVVLVNSESERFWPVSELISGFSGDMNQLVLQWDQLKSDLVPSGEGQSLEGVTLKAPLLPRRNLFCVGKNYHEHAAEFSKSGFDHSAKDGEIAPEFPVVFTKTPDTVIATGDKIPRHADVTDQLDYEAEFAVIIGKGGLGISKADAYAHVFGYTIVNDMTARDLQKNHRQWFLGKSLDGFAPMGPWISTPDEVNVADASIQCWVNGELRQNSNIGQLIFDIPHLIETISAGIELKPGDVIVTGTPVGVGIGFTPPRFLQSGDVVRIEIVGIGALENEVAE, encoded by the coding sequence ATGAAGCTTGCAACCATTGAAAACGCCGCCGGCGAACTGTCTGTTGTACTCGTGAATAGCGAATCTGAAAGATTTTGGCCTGTTTCCGAGCTGATTTCCGGCTTCTCGGGTGACATGAACCAATTGGTACTACAGTGGGATCAGCTGAAGTCTGATCTGGTGCCGAGCGGTGAGGGTCAGTCGCTGGAAGGCGTGACACTCAAGGCGCCCCTGCTGCCGCGTCGCAACCTGTTTTGCGTGGGTAAGAATTATCACGAGCACGCAGCCGAATTCAGCAAGTCCGGTTTCGACCACAGCGCAAAAGACGGTGAAATTGCACCAGAATTTCCGGTGGTCTTCACCAAAACTCCCGACACCGTCATTGCCACAGGCGACAAAATTCCACGTCACGCCGATGTAACGGATCAACTCGACTACGAAGCTGAATTCGCCGTGATCATCGGTAAAGGCGGCCTTGGCATCAGCAAGGCGGACGCCTACGCTCACGTATTTGGCTACACCATTGTCAACGACATGACCGCCCGTGACCTGCAGAAGAACCACCGCCAATGGTTCTTGGGCAAATCACTCGACGGCTTTGCGCCGATGGGCCCATGGATTTCCACGCCCGACGAAGTCAATGTCGCGGATGCCTCCATTCAGTGCTGGGTCAATGGTGAGCTACGCCAGAACTCCAACATCGGCCAGCTGATTTTCGACATTCCACACCTGATTGAAACCATTTCCGCCGGCATCGAGCTCAAACCAGGTGACGTGATCGTGACCGGCACCCCAGTGGGCGTGGGCATCGGCTTTACGCCGCCGCGCTTCTTGCAGTCGGGCGATGTCGTTCGCATCGAAATCGTCGGCATCGGCGCTCTGGAGAATGAGGTGGCAGAGTGA
- a CDS encoding alpha/beta fold hydrolase, with product MTTQILNGIAVEVSGEGDPLLCIHGLGGSSNTWTPVLPAFDGFKVIRFDLPGSGRSALASKPLSIELYVQTVEHVLEALGVDKVHVVAHSMGTIVAAHFAARHPARVNSMALFGPLLAPPDAGRPGIQARADLARSGGVEAMQDIADAIVKGATAQQTKDSQPAVVALVRECIMRQPAEGYSQSCEALSKAQPATVENIIAPVLLVTGDQDGVAPGPAVKAFTERLAKGRMVTFDECGHWTTFEKPVQCIAELKQFYQSIA from the coding sequence GTGACTACCCAGATCCTGAACGGCATTGCCGTCGAGGTTTCAGGGGAAGGCGATCCACTGCTGTGCATTCACGGCTTGGGCGGTTCTTCGAATACCTGGACCCCAGTTCTGCCAGCCTTTGACGGCTTCAAGGTTATTCGCTTCGACCTGCCAGGCAGCGGGCGCTCCGCGCTGGCCAGTAAGCCGCTCTCGATTGAGCTGTATGTGCAGACGGTTGAACACGTGCTTGAAGCGTTGGGCGTCGACAAAGTTCACGTCGTCGCCCACTCGATGGGCACCATCGTAGCCGCCCACTTCGCTGCACGGCACCCCGCCCGGGTGAACAGCATGGCGCTGTTCGGTCCGCTGCTGGCTCCACCGGATGCGGGCCGCCCAGGTATTCAGGCCCGTGCCGATCTGGCCCGTAGTGGTGGAGTAGAGGCGATGCAGGACATTGCCGATGCGATCGTAAAAGGTGCCACCGCCCAGCAAACCAAAGACAGCCAGCCTGCCGTTGTCGCTTTGGTGCGTGAATGCATCATGCGTCAGCCTGCCGAGGGCTACAGTCAGAGTTGTGAGGCGCTGTCGAAAGCCCAACCCGCCACAGTGGAAAACATCATTGCGCCGGTGCTGCTGGTGACCGGCGATCAGGATGGCGTGGCTCCCGGGCCGGCTGTCAAAGCCTTTACCGAGCGCCTGGCCAAGGGGCGCATGGTGACGTTTGACGAATGCGGGCATTGGACGACCTTCGAAAAGCCCGTGCAGTGCATCGCCGAGCTCAAGCAGTTCTACCAGTCTATTGCGTGA
- a CDS encoding metal-dependent hydrolase family protein, with protein sequence MHNNKIAFTNVTIFDASGDKPYKGSVLVEDNRIKRIVRGTAKLHDLDAQTIDGKGAFLMPGMTEAHTHFSWNDQPSLAAIQMMPPEEHILWCVGVAKRYLDMGWTSCIGAAAAKARLDVVLRNAINSGQFPGPRYLAGSQEVSTIGALGDNTLPHLPFPELNFGALCCGPEEIRKTVRTFIKYGVDHLKINLSGEYIAGIAAETSPFAEEEIAMLVSEAKRFGKRVAAHARSAESVKQCVRYGIDMIYHASFADEEALDMLEANKEKHFVAPGLAWLIRTTYNASEWGVTPAIAEKMGYKRELEAACETLQKMHKRGIRVLPGGDYGFAWMPHGTNAMDLEYFTTYLGMSNMEALISATRYGGQIMMQGSELGQVKEGFLADLMLVTGNPLADIKVLQDPEKIALVMKDGVIHKSSFQIQPPGAVIHHMPAHKTARVTAHS encoded by the coding sequence ATGCATAACAATAAGATTGCATTCACGAATGTCACCATTTTCGACGCAAGCGGTGACAAGCCTTACAAAGGCAGCGTGCTGGTTGAGGACAATCGCATCAAACGCATTGTTCGCGGCACCGCGAAGCTGCACGACCTCGATGCGCAAACCATCGATGGTAAGGGCGCGTTTCTGATGCCCGGCATGACCGAAGCCCACACCCACTTCTCGTGGAATGACCAACCTTCCCTGGCCGCCATTCAAATGATGCCGCCTGAAGAACACATCCTCTGGTGCGTCGGCGTCGCCAAGCGCTACCTCGATATGGGCTGGACATCCTGCATCGGTGCAGCTGCGGCGAAAGCGCGGCTGGACGTTGTGCTGCGTAACGCGATCAACTCGGGTCAATTTCCAGGCCCGCGCTATCTTGCCGGCAGTCAGGAAGTGTCGACCATCGGCGCGCTGGGCGACAATACCCTGCCGCACCTGCCTTTTCCCGAATTGAACTTCGGCGCCCTGTGCTGCGGCCCGGAAGAGATTCGCAAGACCGTCCGAACTTTCATCAAGTACGGCGTCGATCACCTGAAGATCAATCTTTCCGGCGAATACATTGCCGGTATTGCGGCAGAAACCTCGCCGTTTGCTGAAGAAGAAATCGCTATGCTGGTTTCCGAAGCCAAGCGCTTCGGAAAGCGCGTCGCAGCGCATGCGCGCTCGGCGGAGTCGGTCAAACAGTGTGTGCGTTACGGCATCGACATGATTTACCACGCCAGCTTCGCAGACGAAGAAGCACTGGACATGCTCGAAGCGAACAAGGAAAAACACTTCGTCGCGCCTGGCCTGGCCTGGTTGATTCGCACCACCTACAACGCCTCCGAATGGGGTGTTACCCCGGCGATTGCAGAAAAAATGGGCTACAAACGCGAGCTGGAAGCCGCGTGTGAAACCCTGCAAAAAATGCATAAACGGGGCATTCGGGTTCTTCCCGGAGGTGACTATGGGTTTGCCTGGATGCCACACGGCACCAACGCCATGGACCTCGAATACTTCACCACCTACCTGGGCATGAGCAACATGGAAGCGCTGATTTCGGCGACCCGTTACGGTGGCCAGATCATGATGCAAGGCAGTGAGCTGGGCCAGGTCAAGGAGGGCTTCCTGGCTGACTTGATGTTGGTCACCGGCAACCCGCTGGCAGATATCAAGGTGCTGCAAGACCCTGAAAAAATCGCGCTGGTCATGAAAGACGGTGTGATCCACAAAAGCTCTTTTCAGATCCAGCCTCCGGGCGCTGTCATCCACCATATGCCAGCCCATAAAACCGCCAGGGTAACTGCCCACTCCTGA
- a CDS encoding FadR/GntR family transcriptional regulator: protein MHYRSIRSLIDQRVWKVGECIPKEAELAEQFAVGRNTVREAIRVLSHAGMLEVRQGDGTYVRRELDPAQTVSKLNRAGLRDHIELQCLLESEAARFAARRRTPEDIARLKGALAVRGEYTSESILDEFLDRDRDFHVAIATASHNDALQALYAYFTASINSHTKSIFSDADLPEPSLADHHAILDAIVASDEEAAASAARNMLVPLIDKLDALLGTRPGNAKWINRIGATFWK from the coding sequence ATCCACTATCGAAGCATTCGTTCGCTGATCGATCAGCGCGTCTGGAAGGTCGGTGAGTGCATTCCCAAGGAAGCGGAGCTCGCCGAACAATTCGCGGTTGGGCGCAACACCGTCAGGGAAGCAATACGCGTGCTTTCACACGCGGGCATGCTGGAGGTTCGCCAAGGCGATGGTACCTATGTGCGTCGTGAGCTGGACCCTGCCCAAACGGTCAGCAAGCTGAACCGTGCCGGTCTGCGCGATCATATCGAATTGCAGTGCCTGCTAGAGTCCGAGGCGGCTCGTTTTGCTGCCCGGCGTCGTACGCCTGAAGATATAGCTCGCCTGAAGGGCGCCCTCGCCGTCCGCGGTGAATACACCAGCGAAAGCATTCTCGACGAGTTCCTGGACCGTGACCGCGACTTCCATGTCGCGATCGCAACCGCTTCACACAATGATGCTTTGCAGGCGCTATATGCCTATTTCACCGCCTCTATTAACAGCCATACGAAAAGCATCTTTTCAGATGCTGATCTCCCAGAGCCAAGCCTCGCTGATCACCACGCGATCCTCGATGCGATCGTTGCAAGTGACGAAGAGGCTGCAGCCTCTGCAGCACGCAACATGCTTGTGCCCTTAATCGATAAACTTGACGCGTTGCTGGGCACACGCCCGGGCAATGCCAAGTGGATTAATCGAATCGGCGCTACGTTCTGGAAGTAA
- a CDS encoding LysR family transcriptional regulator: MGKPNILDGIPELVATVEGGSFSAAAKILDSSVANLSRKVGALESRLGQQLLQRTARGCIPTEAGQAFYKQCRGLMDGIEEAHDEVRLGRSQLRGNIKISLAGHFAETTLPPLLAEFALAYPGIHLFINVTARNVDLVSEGVDISVRLGPLADSNLIAKRLITFPLRTLIAPSLLTSVSGCKHPGELPPALCLSLLGRRWSYRKGKSVHHLQPMGRVGSDSGLALVAAARSGLGIIQVPSYYGNGEVKRGKLIPMFGDWQSEDEFEFFLVFPPTRYIPERVRTLANFLQNRLGFTDQPDS, from the coding sequence ATGGGAAAGCCAAACATACTCGATGGAATACCGGAGCTTGTTGCCACTGTTGAGGGAGGAAGCTTCAGCGCAGCAGCGAAGATCCTTGACTCGTCAGTTGCAAACCTCAGCCGCAAGGTGGGCGCGCTGGAAAGCAGGTTGGGGCAACAGTTGTTGCAACGCACGGCGCGCGGCTGCATACCGACAGAAGCGGGACAGGCCTTCTATAAGCAATGCCGCGGGCTGATGGACGGAATTGAAGAGGCCCACGATGAGGTTCGCTTGGGTCGCTCACAACTGAGAGGGAATATTAAAATCAGTTTGGCGGGGCACTTCGCAGAAACCACGCTTCCGCCATTATTGGCAGAGTTCGCGTTGGCGTATCCAGGCATTCACCTGTTTATCAATGTCACTGCGCGCAACGTCGACCTGGTCAGCGAAGGCGTCGATATAAGCGTCAGGCTCGGCCCACTTGCCGACTCGAACCTGATCGCCAAGCGCCTCATCACGTTTCCTCTTCGCACACTGATTGCCCCTTCCCTGCTGACGTCGGTATCCGGTTGCAAGCATCCTGGAGAGTTGCCGCCAGCGCTGTGCCTATCATTACTGGGTCGACGCTGGAGCTATCGAAAAGGCAAAAGCGTGCATCACCTTCAACCAATGGGTCGGGTCGGCAGCGACAGTGGCCTGGCGCTCGTCGCCGCAGCGCGCAGTGGCCTGGGGATCATCCAGGTACCCAGCTATTACGGTAATGGTGAAGTCAAACGGGGGAAACTGATTCCGATGTTTGGCGACTGGCAATCCGAGGACGAATTCGAATTTTTCCTGGTCTTTCCTCCCACTCGCTACATTCCCGAGCGGGTACGCACATTGGCCAACTTCTTACAGAATCGCTTGGGATTTACGGATCAGCCTGACTCTTGA
- a CDS encoding SDR family oxidoreductase, producing MSYQGKKVVILGGGSGMGLALAKKVISSGGTVVIGGRNAAKLDNAAAMLGDRASYIAFDLGDEAAVKAAFEKIGAFDHLVTTAAELTFAAVSDLTTEQVESMLVSKFWGPFYASKYAAPHIAKNGSITFFSGLAAYRPAPGASIVAALNAALEGFAMTLALEIKPVRVNVVSPGVVDTPTWDFLGAEDRQGLFDSVAGSLPVGRVGQADDLADAALSLMGNGFINGTVLHVDGGGRIA from the coding sequence ATGTCATATCAAGGCAAAAAAGTAGTCATTCTCGGTGGGGGTTCCGGTATGGGCCTAGCATTGGCCAAAAAGGTGATTTCCTCCGGTGGAACGGTGGTCATCGGTGGTCGTAATGCCGCCAAGCTCGACAATGCGGCAGCTATGCTGGGTGATCGGGCGAGCTATATCGCGTTTGATCTGGGGGACGAGGCAGCGGTCAAAGCCGCGTTCGAGAAAATAGGCGCGTTCGATCATTTGGTGACGACTGCCGCTGAGCTGACGTTCGCTGCAGTGTCTGATCTCACGACCGAGCAAGTCGAATCAATGCTCGTGTCAAAGTTTTGGGGGCCGTTTTATGCCTCGAAATACGCTGCACCCCACATCGCGAAAAACGGCTCGATTACGTTCTTTTCGGGGCTGGCGGCCTATCGTCCAGCCCCGGGGGCTTCGATTGTCGCAGCGTTAAACGCAGCGCTCGAAGGTTTTGCCATGACGTTGGCGCTGGAAATCAAACCCGTGCGGGTCAATGTAGTGTCGCCAGGCGTTGTCGATACGCCAACGTGGGACTTCCTGGGTGCCGAAGACCGTCAAGGCTTGTTCGACAGCGTAGCGGGCAGCCTTCCGGTCGGGCGTGTTGGTCAGGCTGATGATCTCGCAGACGCCGCGTTGTCGTTGATGGGGAATGGTTTTATCAACGGTACTGTTCTCCATGTCGATGGGGGTGGCCGCATTGCTTGA
- a CDS encoding SDR family oxidoreductase encodes MSDKHVALVVGSSGIIGSALVETLLGANDWTVRALRKTSVAGVEAIDCDLSDAQATRRALEAASDTTHVFYAALQTHAELARESEINTEMLRNVLDGLKANGAPLKRVVHYQGAKVYGVHLGACVAPFYEDDPRHVAANFYYAQEDLLRARQVSDGLDWSILRPDVVVGDIAGNPMNIAMVIGVFAALSKQAGVPLRFPGSMRTYREVVAQFTDAHWLARASLWAALAPNARNEAFNLVGEPVRWERIWIKIADALKMDVATPQPFSLAKHMPGKAQDWERLASEHNLDTLPYEKLVGWPFGDFIFNTEFDMISDMNKIRRAGFTEVVNNEEIMVDALKWLSDKGFIPSSDAS; translated from the coding sequence ATGAGCGATAAACACGTAGCACTGGTCGTGGGTTCCAGCGGCATCATTGGCAGTGCACTGGTGGAAACGCTGCTCGGCGCAAACGACTGGACCGTTCGTGCCTTGCGTAAAACCAGCGTTGCCGGGGTTGAGGCTATCGATTGTGATTTGAGTGATGCCCAGGCAACGCGGCGAGCACTTGAAGCCGCCTCTGATACTACCCACGTCTTTTATGCGGCGTTGCAGACCCATGCGGAGTTGGCGCGCGAGTCTGAAATCAACACCGAGATGCTGCGTAACGTACTCGACGGATTAAAGGCAAACGGTGCACCACTGAAGCGGGTTGTGCACTACCAGGGCGCGAAGGTTTACGGCGTACATCTGGGGGCGTGTGTCGCACCTTTTTATGAAGATGACCCTCGGCACGTGGCGGCCAACTTCTACTACGCCCAAGAGGATCTGCTCAGGGCAAGGCAGGTCAGTGACGGCCTGGATTGGAGCATACTCAGGCCCGATGTAGTGGTAGGCGATATCGCCGGCAACCCGATGAACATCGCGATGGTGATCGGCGTCTTCGCTGCGCTGAGCAAGCAGGCAGGCGTACCTCTGCGGTTCCCAGGCTCCATGCGCACATACCGTGAGGTAGTTGCTCAATTCACTGATGCGCACTGGCTGGCACGTGCAAGCCTTTGGGCAGCGCTGGCACCGAATGCACGTAACGAAGCTTTCAACCTGGTGGGTGAACCTGTGCGCTGGGAGCGCATCTGGATCAAGATCGCCGATGCGCTGAAGATGGATGTTGCCACGCCTCAGCCGTTTTCCCTCGCCAAGCATATGCCGGGTAAGGCGCAGGACTGGGAGCGATTGGCGAGTGAACATAACCTCGACACTTTGCCCTATGAAAAGCTGGTTGGCTGGCCGTTTGGTGATTTCATTTTCAACACCGAGTTCGACATGATTTCCGATATGAACAAGATCCGTCGTGCCGGGTTCACTGAGGTTGTGAACAACGAAGAGATCATGGTTGATGCCTTGAAATGGCTTTCGGACAAGGGATTCATACCGAGCAGCGATGCTAGTTAA